A portion of the Saimiri boliviensis isolate mSaiBol1 chromosome 1, mSaiBol1.pri, whole genome shotgun sequence genome contains these proteins:
- the CAPSL gene encoding calcyphosin-like protein isoform X2, protein MAGTARHDREMAIQAKKKLATATDPIERLRLQCLARGSAGIKGLGRVFRIMDDDNNRTLDFKEFMKGLNDYAVVMEKEEAEELFQRFDKDGNGTIDFNEFLLTLRPPMSRARKEVIMQAFRKLDKTGDGVITIEDLRQVYNAKHHPKYQNGEWSEEQVFRKFLDNFDSPYDKDGLMHKVGPH, encoded by the exons ATGGCAGGGACAGCGCGCCATGACCGAGAGATGGCGATCCAGGCCAAGAAAAAGCTCGCCACAGCCACCGACCCCATCGAAAGACTCCGACTGCAGTGCCTGGCCAGGGGCTCTGCAGGCATCAAAGGACTTGGCAG AGTATTTAGAATTATGGATGACGATAATAATCGAACCcttgattttaaagaatttatgaaAGGCTTAAATGATTATGCTGTGGTCATggaaaaggaagaggcagaagagCTTTTCCAGAGGTTTGATAAAGATGGAAATGGAACAATAGACTTCAATGAGTTTCTTCTCACATTAAGA CCTCCAATGTCTAGAGCCAGAAAAGAGGTAATCATGCAAGCTTTTAGAAAGTTAGACAAGACTGGAGATGGAGTTATAACAATTGAAGACCTTCGTCAGGTGTATAATGCAAAACACCACCCAAAGTACCAGAATGGGGAATGGAGTGAGGAACAAGTGTTTAGGAAATTTCTGGATAACTTTGATTCACCTTATGATAAAGATGGATTG ATGCACAAGGTGGGCCCCCACTGA
- the CAPSL gene encoding calcyphosin-like protein isoform X1 encodes MAGTARHDREMAIQAKKKLATATDPIERLRLQCLARGSAGIKGLGRVFRIMDDDNNRTLDFKEFMKGLNDYAVVMEKEEAEELFQRFDKDGNGTIDFNEFLLTLRPPMSRARKEVIMQAFRKLDKTGDGVITIEDLRQVYNAKHHPKYQNGEWSEEQVFRKFLDNFDSPYDKDGLVTPEEFMNYYAGVSASIDTDVYFIIMMRTAWKL; translated from the exons ATGGCAGGGACAGCGCGCCATGACCGAGAGATGGCGATCCAGGCCAAGAAAAAGCTCGCCACAGCCACCGACCCCATCGAAAGACTCCGACTGCAGTGCCTGGCCAGGGGCTCTGCAGGCATCAAAGGACTTGGCAG AGTATTTAGAATTATGGATGACGATAATAATCGAACCcttgattttaaagaatttatgaaAGGCTTAAATGATTATGCTGTGGTCATggaaaaggaagaggcagaagagCTTTTCCAGAGGTTTGATAAAGATGGAAATGGAACAATAGACTTCAATGAGTTTCTTCTCACATTAAGA CCTCCAATGTCTAGAGCCAGAAAAGAGGTAATCATGCAAGCTTTTAGAAAGTTAGACAAGACTGGAGATGGAGTTATAACAATTGAAGACCTTCGTCAGGTGTATAATGCAAAACACCACCCAAAGTACCAGAATGGGGAATGGAGTGAGGAACAAGTGTTTAGGAAATTTCTGGATAACTTTGATTCACCTTATGATAAAGATGGATTG GTGACCCCTGAGGAATTCATGAACTACTATGCCGGTGTGAGCGCATCCATTGACACTGACGTGTACTTCATCATCATGATGAGAACCGCCTGGAAGCTTTAA